The region CACTGGGAATGCCATAAGGGTGAGGTCTCAGGCCCAGGGAGAAAGGACAAGGAGGCTCTAAGTGACCTCATCAGGTGTTCAGCATCAGCACTTCTGTCCCAAGTCCTGACCCTACTTCCAACCCAGGAGGCAACGCTGCCTGAGGGGTGGGGAATAAAAGAATTGGGACCAAAAGGGGTCAGGAGCTTCCTCGGGGGGTCTGGTAGGCTTAGACCATCTGAAAGTTATCACCGCAGATTGAAGACGAGACTGACGGTCAGGATAATGCCGAGGAGAAGGACAAAGGGCAGCCAGGTCTTCACAAAGGCTCCAACACTGACAGGGGAGAAGAACACAGGGTCAGGTGAGTAGGGGTATGGCCCAGAACTCCTCCTTCCCCAACGCTGACAGCATTTAGGTTCTTAGGGCCTCCTGGAACTTATCCTTCGACTTGGCCAGTCAAGGGACGGGGCCTGGCCTGATGAATACTATGGAAGCCATTAAAGAAGCCAACAGGCTGGGCCTCACTGATCTACAAGCACTCCTGACCACAAAGTTCCAGCTGAGCGTGGGATCCACTGGGGTGGTAATGAAGGTCAGTTCACAGACATGGCTACTCATAGGATAGGAGCTGATCAGGGCCTGACCTCAACCCCAGCTCTGCCTCAGGCCTGTGTTCTGTCCTTTTCTGGGGGTCTCTAAAGCTTTAGGGGCACAGAAGTCCCGAGTTTCCCTTCCAGAAGGTCTTGATAAGTATAATTAAGAACAAAGCTGGggaagggctggcgagatggctcagcagttggggcaatgactactcttccagaggacaggggtTCAAATCCATCCACATGGGAAGCCTACAACTCTAATTTCAAGATCTGACATTCTACATaggcacatataaaataaaggtaaatatttaagaaaacaaaaccccccccaaaaacaaaGTTAGAGTGGGGGACCAGCTCAAGTGTAAtaagatgttttctgttttgttttggagacaggctggccttcaactcagaaatcctccaagtgctgagattaaaagtgtgccccaCCGCATCCAGCATGTGAGATGGTTTCTAAGTCTGGGGTCTGCTGTGGGATACTGGGAATTCACCCAACCTGAGTTCTTACTGTGGGCTGGTCCTGAGGCTGTGGCTTCAAAAGTCTCCCTGGACTGTGAGCCCAACTGACAAAGCAGGCAGGGGCAGGAACCTATGGAGGTGGGTAACACTATCCAAGAGGATCCACGCTCCTCTAGATCCACGCTCGCCCTTCCCTAGAAGCTAGAACCACTGCAGTTCTTTCCCAGGGTCAGCTGCAGCCCAGAGCAGCGAACCAGAACCCAGCAGTGAGCAGTGACAAGCCAGCAGGGAACCCACGTGAGGGAGGCAGGACTCTGCTCTCCACCAGGAACTCAGTTGCTCTATGACCTCAGTTTCCAACTGTCCCTAGTGACCAAGGGACTCCAGTGACAGACAGCCTTTCCAAGATCCTTGGGAGAGTGGCCAGAGCAGGCCTGCAGGCTGAAGACCACTCACCTGACATACTTCCCATAaatgaggcagaagcagcagagcgTCACCATGTTCCAGTTGGTGCTGTTGTTGTAATGCATCAGGTTCAGGGCTAAAGCCACGTGGGAGTGGCAGTTGTCACAGCAGAGATTGTGCTGGAGACACAAGAGCAGCTGGgtcagggtggggtagggtggggtggggtggggtggggcatacGGACCCCCTGAGCCCAGCCCCACCTACCATGCGGTGCTTATACTCTTCAGAGGCATCGTGCACAGCCGTGTCCCAGGCGTTGGGCCCACTCGCATACACCTGTCCCGGGTCCAATTTCCAGAACCTGAAGGGAAGGGGGATGTTCTGGGCTCAGCCCCTTTGCAGCTTTCAACTTTATAAATGCTCTCTGTGCGGGGTGCCCAAGGCTGTGGGCGACAGGGGAAACCAGGTCCAGGTCTAGCTGTGTGGCTACTTCTTCCCAATTGAAACATTCTCTTCTGGAGGGAAGAGCGGAGCTCCTGAAACTCAGGAAGTAAAAAGTCATAGGGCTCAGGAAACTCCCGAAGCAAGTCTCAAGGCCCTTGCCAGGGTTCTCTAAGTTGTAACTGTAAATTCAGGGAGGGTCTCAAAGCTTGATTTGGGTACAACCCGTGTCCGACCTGAGGTGAACCGTCTATTCACATCTTCCCAGGAAGAGATACATCAGCAGACAACAACCAGGCAAGACCAGAGTGTGGTGGTCTGCATGTCTGTCCCCCTATTCTGTTGACATCTTAACACCTGAGGAACTCCCTTTGTGGGTGGGGAGGCCTAAGAGACCCTCATTCCTTTCTTCACGTGTCGGTCCCACAAGCCATGTCATGTACCAGCACCTCATCTTGGCCCTCCTAATCTCCAAAGATGTGACACTTTTGTTGTTGATGAGCCACCCACTCAATGGCATTTGTCATGGCAACTTGAGTGGATGAGAACAGGACACACCTGAGCCTGGGCTGATGGAAGAGGGTTAGGTCGCACTGGCAGCTGTGGGAACAGCTGGAACAAGGTGGGGAGCATAAACTGTACCGTGTGTCCCAGAAGTAAGTGGCTGAGCAATCCTGGAGGGTTCAGGAGAAAACAAGGTGACAGGGACAAGACTGGCAGGAGATGCAGACCTGAATGTCACCCTTACATGGTTGGAGGTTGCTTTCCTGCCTTCCAAACAGAAAGATGCAACGGCGCACCAAGCAGCCTCCTATTCCTAAATGGTCCACTTCTATCCCTCCTATGGAGTCTGGTCTCCATAACctgatccaggacagccagggccatactgagaggccctgtctcgaTATGTATAGGAGATGATATCTCTGGGGTGTCTGTcccaaggggaggggaggaagcacTCCCGGCTACAGGGAGACAGACTGGGCTATAAGACCAGCTCTGGTGCTTCCTAACTGTGTCACCTTGCCCAAGATCCAATAGGCTTCAAGATGAGACCTAGACAGGGACTGACTCTAGGTGTTTGGTACAGGGCACTCAGGGTGCTGGCTCCTGCTGTGCTTCACAGGGCCTGGCCTGTAGCTCTGAGCAGGAGGAGCTTGGCCCTGACTAGGCACAAAGGCATTCACTTACTTGGCAGGCTTTCCGAAGGCCATGTTGTCTTCCTGTTGAGATACAAGAGCAGAAGTCAGTAGAGAAACTACATCCAGTCTGCTAACAACCCCGGATCAGTGGCTGAAGAGCAGTGACTTAGAAGGGGATGGCAGAGCCGCAACACAGTGCTTCTCTGGCCCTCTCCTGGCCCTCAGGGCAGACTCTGGGCTTTCACCATGGCCAGGTCTCCTTCATGTGCAAGATCAACACTCTGATCTCTCAGCACCGCAGTGAGAGGCTGCTGGACCACAGAACTTTCTCATGAGGAGGAGACTGTGGGGAGTCCTAGACTCTTTAGGCAACACACAACCCAGAAATATTATCTCTCTAtgtattgagacagagtctctcagtatagccctggctgtcctggaactgtctatggagatcaggctggccctgaactcattgtctctgcctcctgagtgctgggactaaaggtgtgagctattctgcccagctttcttttgttttgttgaagcagGGTCTAGCTCTGTACACAacattgacctggaactcactacacagctcaggctagccatgaactcttggcactcctcctgcctcagattcccaatcctgggattagaggcatggcCTGTTATGTTTAGCTAGTCAATGTATTAAGTGCATAGCAATAGGTCTTGTCCTGTTAGGATGGTACTAACAATTACTAACATAAAGAGGCCATGTTGTCACCTCTTCAGCTCCAGCCACCTGAAAACAGGCAAATGCAAGAGCTCATCCTGAAAGAGTCCCCTGGACTAGTGTCCGTCCATCCCCATGAAGCAGATTTGAGAACACAGTGCTCCATTCTAAAATCCCCACCATGGGAACTATGTCAGCCTCCCCTGTCCCCCAACAATGGCTCCCaccttctgaaggtccagagatGTGGTTCCGGGATGGTCTGACTCCACTCTTGATCTAACCCCTACCCATGTCTTGGTACCCAGGGATGGGCACAGAGGGCTGAACCAGTTACTTAAGATTCCTCTGGCCACACTGCCCTCCTGGCCTGTCCTGGAGGCAAGAGAAGGAAACGGGTCAAACACTGGAGAGGGGCAGAAGGCTAGGGCCCGGGTGAGAGTTATGTGTGATATCCTGGGCCCAGGCCAGCCTTCTATGTGAGCCTGGAGTCTCTCCAGGACAGAACAAACTGGGGACTCACCGAAACAAAGTAGGGGCCAGCGAAGTCCCGAATGACCCCTGTAGATGTGCAGATGCCCATGTGGCCAATGATAGGGAAAAACCACCTGCAGAAGACAGCAGCAAAGGACAGAGCTCAGGTCTGCCATCCAGAAATGCATGTCAAACAGTGAGTCATAGCAGGGAGGTCCCCGGGGCCACCACTGAAAGGACACCAACACCACGTGCAGCACCGTGCAGCACCGGGTGCAGAGCAGCCGGATCTCACTGGGAAGAGAAACCAGCTCTCTCACGGAAGAATGTCAGGCTGTGTAAGCTATGCCTCCGCAGCTCTATTCTGAggatgtacaaacacacacattgtcCCCTCAGTGCCTGCTTAGCATatacaaggacctgggtttgaacccCAGCACCGCAAAAGGCAAAAATCCTGACTGAACTGTGCTCTTAAAAGGTGtgctttgaatcccagcacttgggaggcagaggcaggctaatttctgagttcgaggccagcctggtctacagagtgcgttccaggacagccagggctacacagagaaactcagtctcgaaaaaccaaaaaaaaaaaaaaaaaagcgtactttgattggggctggagagatgggtcagtggttaagagcactgactgctcttctaggggacctggatttggattcaatccccaaccccccacatggcagctcacaaccatctggcctctataggcaccaGGCAGATGTattgcacagacatatatgcaagcaaaacacccatacacataaaatgaaaaaaaaaaaagtatacttttTTGTTATACGTAAATTATCtcaaagtgtattttaaaaaaagacaacaaaacccAACTGAGCTGGACACAGCTGGTatatgtctgtgatcccagcacttgccttgtctacatagtgagatcttgtctcaaaaacaaaaacaaaaacaaaacaaaaacacaaaaaaacccaaaatgggggggctggcaagatggctcagtggttaagagcagtgactgctcttccgaagatcccgagttcaaatcccagcaaccacatggtggctcacaaccatccgttatgaaatctgatgccctcttctggagtgtctgaagacagctacagtgtacttacatataataaataaatNNNNNNNNNNNNNNNNNNNNNNNNNNNNNNNNNNNNNNNNNNNNNNNNNNNNNNNNNNNNNNNNNNNNNNNNNNNNNNNNNNNNNNNNNNNNNNNNNNNNNNNNNNNNNNNNNNNNNNNNNNNNNNNNNNNNNNNNNNNNNNNNNNNNNNNNNNNNNNNNNNNNNNNNNNNNNNNNNNNNNNNNNNNNNNNNNNNNNNNNNNNNNNNNNNNNNNNNNNNNNNNNNNNNNNNNNNNNNNNNNNNNNNNNNNNNNNNNNNNNNNNNNNNNNNNNNNNNNNNNNNNNNNNNNNNNNNNNNNNNNNNNNNNNNNNNNNNNNNNNNNNNNNNNNNNNNNNNNNNNNNNNNNNNNNNNNNNNNNNNNNNNNNNNNNNNNNNNNNNNNNNNNNNNNNNNNNNNNNNNNNNNNNNNNNNNNNNNNNNNNNNNNNNNNNNNNNNNNNNNNNNNNNNNNNNNNNNNNNNNNNNNNNNNNNNNNNNNNNNNNNNNNNNNNNNNNNNNNNNNNNNNNNNNNNNNNNNNNNNNNNNNNNNNNNNNNNNNNNNNNNNNNNNNNNNNNNNNNNNNNNNNNNNNNNNNNNNNNNNNNNNNNNNNNNNNNNNNNNNNNNNNNNNNNNNNNNNNNNNNNNNNNNNNNNNNNNNNNNNNNNNNNNNNNNNNNNNNNNNNNNNNNNNNNNNNNNNNNNNNNNNNNNNNNNNNNNNNNNNNNNNNNNNNNNNNNNNNNNNNNNNNNNNNNNNNNNNNNNNNNNNNNNNNNNNNNNNNNNNNNNNNNNNNNNNNNNNNNNNNNNNNNNNNNNNNNNNNNNNNNNNNNNNNNNNNNNNNNNNNNNNNNNNNNNNNNNNNNNNNNNNNNNNNNNNNNNNNNNNNNNNNNNNNNNtatgtaagtacactgtagctgtcttcagacactccagaagagggagtcagatctcgttacggatggtggtgagccaccatgtggttgctgggatttgaactccggaccttcggaagagcagtcgggtgctcttacccactgagccatctcaccagccggcTGGGTCCTCTTAACAGTGTAGGTCTGCTGCTGAACTGTTTCTCCAGCCCCGTaagttgaaaaagaaagaaaaccataaaagCTTCCCTGAGCTGCATGCTTAAGATTTTTGTACCTTATAACATGGAAGTAACCCTTTAAGAACGAAGTTTAACAGCAGGGCAGGATATgtagggctggtaagatggctcaggaggtaagtAAGGTGCTTGGTACACAGCCCAAAGAGTGAGGGGGCAGTGGTcaagaaggcaggaggaggccAGTGTGGAGGCTACTGCTCCAGTCCCAGCCCCATTTCAATAGCCAACTGACTAGAGAATCATAGGTAATTCTCTGCTGAGCTTTTTGCCAGCCCCAGTTCAAAAGCCCTAAGTTTGTCTTGTCTCTAAaggaagagattttctttttttcaagattaATCTTTACTTATGTAAATACTTGTGTaatctgtgtgtgcagtgtggggcatgagtacaggtgcctgcagaggccaaaagaaggcatctgatcccctgcAGCAGGAGTTCTGAGTTGTAACCACAGGATGCTGTGCTGGGAACggaatctaggtcctctgcaagagcagtgtgggctgttaaccactgagccagctctccagcttgtCCCGAGGCTTTAAGAGCTTTAAGAGTCAGATCCCTGCAagctctccccccctcccccatcacaatCCCAGCTTCACACACAACCAGTCATTGATGGAACTCCAGACCCATCACCCTGCTTTATTCTCTTCATCATATCCATGCACGAAAGCCCATCAACTGCTCATTTCTCCTCACTAAATCCTTACACTCCATGAGAACACAGACTGTGTCCCCTTTACTGTCATAGCTTCTAAGATGGTGCCTGGCTCAGCACATAGTTCCAAACTCCCTATGTATCTGTCAGCAGAACGAGGGACAAATGATCCACCGTATTTAAGAGTAGAGGGGTGTAGCTGGGTAGAAGGACTATGTTCCAATATTCTATAGCATAGTAAGGTAACTGTAACTGACAATTAATTGCTGATTTCAAAAGAGCCAAGAGAGGGTGCCGAATCTCTCCACCCAGAGACCTGAGAGCCGAGGTAACGGATACACGGTTCGCTCTGATCTGATCCTTACATCccgcctgtgtatgtgtgtgcatgcaccctGGGCCCTGGAGTGTGTGGAGGATAAAGACAGACAGCCTTGGGTGCTGCTTTGCCTTCTGCCTTGTGACAGGATCTCATTGCTCTGTACTCCAGGTTAGCTGCCTATGAACTTTTGGGAAGTCTCCCGTGTCTGCCATGTCACCCCAGGACCACTCCCATGCCCGCCTCTGCTGAgttctggggacttgaactcaggtcctcatgtttgtgagGCAAGCACTGTGCACACCCACTTAACTGGAATACTGGAAAGTCACATTGTCTTCAACGTACATTAGGTTGCTCTATATGAGAAGtcagcagagggaggtggatctctctgagttcaaggccagcctggtctacatagtgagttcccgagcagccaggactatatagagagaccctgtctcaaaaccaagaggaaaaaaaaaaaaaaaagagtacagtcGGGTTGTGCTTGTTTCAGATGTAGCTCTGAGCAGGCTAGAGCAGTTTCTTCATTTCCACCTTTCTGCAGAGCAGCGAGTACTTTGCGGAGGGGCTACTGCTCACAGTCTATGTAGAACGATGCTGCTCACATGTGGGGTGCTCAGTGATGTTGAGGTGCTTGATGAACAGTTGCTACCTGACTGGCAGAGGGTAAGCAGCTGAGGACCCACAGCAAACATAGGACAGACACGAAGAACTGTGGGAAACAACTCCTCTGGCTTCTCAGAACCCAGTCAGCTCTTCCTGATCCAGACTCCTCCCTCCGCCATGAGCAGTACTGTCTACATCACGGCTGCTGATGGCCGATGGAACTGGGGATGAAGGACGGAGAGACAACACTAAAGTCTGTGCCTAGCAAAGCCCTGGGGAAGCAAGTCTGGATGCAGCTTGTCAGCTCCCCAAAGACAAGCTCCCAAGCCAGGCTAACTGCTGTCTCTGCTGACCCAGGACAAAGCGGTCCTCAGTAAAGGTTTAGTGAATGCATTAGCTCATGCTGGAGTTTCATGCCTCAATCTCTGCTTCCAGATACTGAGACAGGTTGATGTAAGGACTGCATGACAGTGTGCAAGAAATGTttagctgtttttattactaGCAGCAGCAGCTATCACTAAGAGGTGGATAGGTCATGGACTCAGTTTCCACCTCTGATCTCCCTGTCATAGACATGAGAGTTATCTCCTCTGCCCCTACATCTGCACACACCTTTAGCAACATCACATAACTATGCCATTACAAAAGTTAatttgcgggctggtgagatggctcagtgggtaagagcacccgactgctctttccgaaggtccgaagttcaaatcccagcaaccacatggtggctcaccaccatccgtaacgagatctgactccctcttctggagtgtctgaagacagctacagtgtacttacatataataaataaataaataaataaataaataaaaagttaatttgCCCTGTCCCTTCTGCTAAGGGGCGAGTCCTCTGCCAGGAACAGTCTTACTCATGTTGGTCCTGTGGACACAGATCTGAAGAGAACTGAGACACCAGCTACTTCTAGCCTAGACAATGGGGAACCGTGTCTCTCCACCTCTTGTTGCTTCCATTTatttctcaacagaggactgTGACACAATATTCCTGAAAATTAGGGGTTGCAAATGGTTCAGTATATGAAGGCACCTGTTGCCAAATCTGAAGACCTGAACTTGACTCACACACAGCAGGGGACAACTGACTCCTGAATGACGTCCTCTGCCAGCCACAGTGCTCCTACATACACAAGGTAATCTTTAAGACGAAATGAGGAAAAAGCCAACACGGCCAGCATGACTGGATTCCACACAAACCACACGGCCACCTGAGTACCCAGCCGCTTTCACAGTGACAGCCCATTCTCTTCACAGCTCTCCTCCACATCTGGAGTTCTCCTGTCCGTCTGTTACTTATTTACCCTCTACTGCTCCCATCAACACCTGGGAACAAGCGGCACACCCTGCCGaggcacacctgtagtcccagaacacagaaggcagggGGAACAGGGGTTCAAAGACAGGTTGGGCTACGAAATAAATaccagaccagcctaggctacacataTCAAGCTCTTGCCTCAgtcaaaaccaataaaataaataaacacaaaatcaaaagattaaaatgattttaagatCAGAAACATTTGATACTAAAAATATTCCTTCTCCACCAACTTGgctctgtttgcttgtttgagattgggtctcactatgcatgcctggctggcctggaattcctaCCATATAGTtcaggctgccctccaactcacagacatctgcttgcctctgcctccaagtgcgaCGGTTAAAGATATGGATCACCGTGCCTGGTGGCTGATTTTgatagaggaaaaagaaaaaagcacctCCTCCTCAGGTGAGAGATAGGATGCCACAGCTGAAGGATGAGTTACAGAGTCGGTGAACTTAACTGGCTTCTGAATATATTCTTGCTGGGACAGTAAACCGACCAAGACAATGTTACAAGGAACTCGGCTTCACCATGGGGGAAGGGGATTTCTacttcagaaaataaagcttgtaAACTGTCCAGACTGTTAGGATTAAGGTAGGAGGGTTGTAAGCTGCGTTTTTCCACTGGGAGGCAGACACCTAGATCGCTGAGACTGCTTTGCAACTCAGATGATGTAGGGGGCAACACGCTAGCACGGACCTCCCAATGCTGACATTCCACGAACCAGTGTGGCTTCAATCAAACTCTCACTTCTGTTTCTAAAGGCGAAACGTCTTGTGTATAACGGACGACAAGTACGCGCTCGTTTGCTCAAtgagtgaaaaaacaaaaacaaaaaccaacggGGAATGAATGACGATGCCCCTTCAGACAATGATTACGGGTCTTTTCTCTACGCCTGCAGCTTAAGGGCGTGCTAGTGACCAGATCTTTGCTGCTGATCTAcacttctccttctccccagTTAGACCTGGGGGAACCAGGGCCGGAACTATGCCCCACATCCAAGGGGACCGCGCACCTCATAGGTGACGAGGGCTCTAGGGGACTGGGGGCTAGCCTGGCCCGGAGTACGGGTTGTTGCAagtctggggaaaaaaagctaGCATGGCACCCCGGAGGATGCTCGGGCCCTCGGCGACTTCGCGCTGACAACGGAAGACACTCACGTGAGCACCGGGATGGGTGTCCACACCACGCAGTAGGGGAAGCGGCTCCGCTCCACGTCCATGACGACGCCACCGGACCCGTGGTACTGCTTCATGTCCGTCTCGGCCCCCGTCGGCGTTTCTACTTCCGCCATCCGAGGAGGGGGCGGCGGCGGCTGTAACAGAAGCGGAGAACTCCCTTCCGCTTCCGCCATCCCGCGCGCGTCCCGCTCGGGAAGGCCGATTGCGCCGCCGCTCGCCCCTGTGTCGTCACTTCCGGGAGGCGGGGTGTCCGCTCGGTCGATCTTCCCCCTGGGAATTGGAGCCTTGTCCTTCTGGGCCTGGCTAGTTTAGCCTCTTTCCCGTGTTTGTAACGGAGCATTTCCGTGGACCTCAGGAAGCTCTCAGTCGAGCCCCGGGAACCCACAACCAACCGCGGTTCCGTATGCCGGCACGTGATGTAGGCACTCTTTATTGATCACTTCTTAGGTGCCAAGCATGTGATATTCATTGGTACTACTGTCTATAAACTGATTAGACGTACAAATTTAGTTGTTTCCCCCAGGTAACAAATCAGAAACGAAGGCTCTTAGAAATGAAGTGAGCAACGATTCAAACACAAGTCTTTGTAGATTTCCTTTGTCCTTTTTAGTCTGTGGCATGAGTTACATAATAGTCTGTTACATGATGGTGTGAAAAGGAAGGTCAAACTAAAATCTTGGTGTGTATGGGAGACACATCCACTTGGTGTGTATGGGAGGGAGCAGCTTTGGGCCTGGGGAGGGCACGGATGCAGAAGTGCCAAGACAGGAAACTTGAGGTCACTATGTGCAGTAGAGAATATCATCCAAGACTTATCTAAATCTCtttattgttcttgttttggggcctatgtttgtttttgttttgaaacagggtctcactctgtagccctgtctgtcactatgtagaccaggctgaccttNNNNNNNNNNNNNNNNNNNNNNNNNNNNNNNNNNNNNNNNNNNNNNNNNNNNNNNNNNNNNNNNNNNNNNNNNNNNNNNNNNNNNNNNNNNNNNNNNNNNNNNNNNNNNNNNNNNNNNNNNNNNNNNNNNNNNNNNNNNtgtcctggaactcactttgtagactaggctggcctcgaact is a window of Mus caroli chromosome 4, CAROLI_EIJ_v1.1, whole genome shotgun sequence DNA encoding:
- the Tmem222 gene encoding transmembrane protein 222; protein product: MAEAEGSSPLLLQPPPPPPRMAEVETPTGAETDMKQYHGSGGVVMDVERSRFPYCVVWTPIPVLTWFFPIIGHMGICTSTGVIRDFAGPYFVSEDNMAFGKPAKFWKLDPGQVYASGPNAWDTAVHDASEEYKHRMHNLCCDNCHSHVALALNLMHYNNSTNWNMVTLCCFCLIYGKYVSVGAFVKTWLPFVLLLGIILTVSLVFNLR